The Quercus lobata isolate SW786 chromosome 9, ValleyOak3.0 Primary Assembly, whole genome shotgun sequence region GGACCAAGACCCCATACACTTAAGACTTGGGTCTCAAATTGTGACCTTACCAATTTTTTATGACCAACTTCAAAATTAAAGgactataataaattttaaataaagttaacagacaaaaatcacaaatttcaaacttcaaagagTAAAATGATTTATGGGCAACGTTATCGGACTACAAATGTATTAAACCTGTCCAgataaataatagtaatattatcaATGGGAAAGGCTAAAGGAAGTCACATTTTGTCACCCTTGCTGATCCTGTAGAGGTCAATATATCACATGGGACGAGCACACCAAGAATTTGCTAGATATCCCAATTTAATTTATGAAGATTATGACTGCACAAGATCTCCATGTTAATAGACCGAcactacatataaaatatttcagaaagaaaaattcaCCAAATTTTCAAGCTCAGGCTGTGTGTCTAACATTAATGCCTTCAAGTCAAACCCTTGGCCATCTCTCTCCAACTGATCTCCGTGTATGTCTATGGCTATTGGCTATGCAtaccaaaaaagagaaagcacATGTGCATGTTCTATAGGATCCCCCCCATTCATTCaatgtgttctttattttttattcaaataaatctTTGACTAAAGTTTACAGCCCCACAATTTTCTTCCACTTGGGGTCTCCCAATAAGCTCTTGTCTCTTTCCACAAGTCTCTCTCTGAATATATATTACTGTATCTGATTCACTTGTATTTCTATTCAAGATCTTAGTAAAACCATTAGTCAAACCCCATGTATTCCTCTTCATTTTTTGTTCAAACATCTCCAAGCTCTCATTCAAGCCATTTGCTAATGGCACCAAACCATAAGCGCTTCTACGAACTTGGATCTCAGGTTCTCACACACATAAAAAACCAGGCAAACCCAATTCATCAGCCAGCACAGCCTACTTCAGAGTCTGCTTTTCCTATATTAGCCATTGCTGTGCTATGCATCATGGCCACAGCTTTCTTACTAGTTAGCTACTTTCTTTTTGTGACCAAATGCTGTTCAAACTGGCAAGAAGTTAATCTGCTGAGATGGTTTTCTGTACTGCGCGTCCAAGAAAGTGAAGATCCCTTCATAGCCTTGTCTCCAACAATGTGGAATCATGGACTTGATGAATCGGTCATTCGTGAAATCCCAACATGTCAATTCCAAAGAGAAGACGAGGAGAAAAGAGCGTGTTGTGCAGTTTGTTTGAATGAGTTTCAAGAACAAGATATGCTTAGAGTTCTTCCCAAATGCAGCCATGCATTCCACTTGGATTGCATTGATATATGGCTTCAAAGCAATGCCAATTGTCCCCTTTGCAGATCAAGCATTTCAGGCAGAAGCCGGTGTCGGATTGATCAGATCATTGCACCAAGCTCTTCACCACAAGACTCTCAGCTCCTGTCCCATAGCCACATGAGTAGTGATGAAGACTTTTTGGTTATTGAATTGGGGGGAGAAGATGAAGTTACATTACCACAAAGGCAACAAGAAAGAAATGATTCACTACAAGTTCCAGTGCAGCCTAGAAGTCATTCACCAAAGAAGTTggaaaagaagcatgaaaacttaAAACCAAGAAAGTTCCACCATGTTTCAATCATGGGAGATGAGTGCATTGATGTAAGAAAGAAAGATGATCAGTTTTCTATTCAACCCATCAGGAGATCTTTCTCAATGGATTCTGCAGCTGATCAACAGCTTTATTTAATCGTTCAAGCAATCATTCAACAAAAAATGCATCACAACGAGGTTAGTACAAGTGAAGATTGTGATAGCAGAGGTCGAAGATCGTTCTTCCCATTTAGGCATGGCCGAGGATCTAGAAATGCAATTCTTCCTATTGAGTGTGA contains the following coding sequences:
- the LOC115962283 gene encoding RING-H2 finger protein ATL16-like — encoded protein: MYSSSFFVQTSPSSHSSHLLMAPNHKRFYELGSQVLTHIKNQANPIHQPAQPTSESAFPILAIAVLCIMATAFLLVSYFLFVTKCCSNWQEVNLLRWFSVLRVQESEDPFIALSPTMWNHGLDESVIREIPTCQFQREDEEKRACCAVCLNEFQEQDMLRVLPKCSHAFHLDCIDIWLQSNANCPLCRSSISGRSRCRIDQIIAPSSSPQDSQLLSHSHMSSDEDFLVIELGGEDEVTLPQRQQERNDSLQVPVQPRSHSPKKLEKKHENLKPRKFHHVSIMGDECIDVRKKDDQFSIQPIRRSFSMDSAADQQLYLIVQAIIQQKMHHNEVSTSEDCDSRGRRSFFPFRHGRGSRNAILPIECEL